From the genome of Labrus bergylta chromosome 12, fLabBer1.1, whole genome shotgun sequence, one region includes:
- the tegt gene encoding probable Bax inhibitor 1, which translates to MNVFDRNINFDALFKFSQISHSTQVHLKNVYSSLAVCMFVAAAGSYVHVVTRLFQGGILSVLASLGMMFWLAMTPHNSETEKKRLAILAGFAFFTGVGLGPTLDFVIAINPSIIVTAFMGTSMIFICFTLSALYAKRRSYLFLGGTLMSGLSLLFLMSMMNMFVGSVMLFKAHMYLGLLIMCGFVLFDTQLIIEKAENGDKDYVWHCVDLFLDFVTIFRKLMVILAMNDKDKKKEKK; encoded by the exons ATGAACGTGTTTGACCGCAACATCAACTTTGATGCTCTCTTCAAGTTCTCTCAGAT ATCTCATTCCACCCAGGTGCACTTGAAGAATGTGTACTCCAGCCTggctgtttgtatgtttgtggcTGCAGCCGGCTCCTACGTCCATGTGGTCACACGCCTCTTTCAG GGCGGCATACTGTCAGTGCTCGCGTCCCTGGGGATGATGTTTTGGCTCGCCATGACACCCCACAACTCCGAGACGGAGAAGAAGAGACTCGCCATCCTCGCAGGATTTGCCTTCTTCACAG gCGTCGGCCTCGGCCCCACACTGGACTTTGTCATCGCTATTAATCCAAG CATCATTGTGACGGCCTTCATGGGAACCTCTATGATCTTCATCTGCTTCACTCTCAGCGCTCTCTATGCCAAACGCAGGAGCTACCTGTTCCTGGGAG GCACACTGATGTCTGGTCTCTCCCTGCTCTTCCTGATGTCCATGATGAACATGTTCGTTGGATCTGTGATGCTGTTTAAG GCACACATGTACCTGGGGCTGCTCATCATGTGCGGCTTCGTCCTGTTTGACACTCAGCTCATCATTGAAAAAGCAGAAAACGGAGACAAGGATTACGTCTG GCACTGTGTGGACTTGTTTCTTGATTTCGTCACCATCTTCAGGAAACTGATGGTCATCCTTGCCATGAATGATAAG gacaagaagaaagaaaagaagtaa